A region from the Sandaracinus amylolyticus genome encodes:
- the surE gene encoding 5'/3'-nucleotidase SurE, with amino-acid sequence MSSVRPLILQSNDDGVYAPGLRLLRQALLEIADVITVAPLFEQSANSHSLTLARPLRHREVDGLHAIDGTPADCIYVALFERRFLPRWPDLVVSGINHGYNLGTDTFYSGTVAAAREGALRGVPAIAFSQGQGGSMETSAKVAAELARRFLAAPREPHGPTPLLNVNFPAGRNEHAGVRATCLGRRLYDDVVVMRHDPRGHEYFWIGGPNARHEEVAGSDTEAVDAGFVSVTPLRLDATLPDHLGLAAFLAGDGELPPTEER; translated from the coding sequence ATGAGCTCCGTGCGCCCGCTGATCCTGCAGTCCAACGACGACGGCGTGTACGCCCCGGGCTTGCGCCTCCTGCGCCAGGCGCTGCTCGAGATCGCCGACGTGATCACCGTCGCGCCGCTCTTCGAGCAGAGCGCCAACAGCCACTCGCTCACGCTCGCGCGCCCGCTGCGCCATCGCGAGGTCGACGGCCTGCACGCGATCGACGGCACGCCCGCGGACTGCATCTACGTCGCGCTCTTCGAGCGACGCTTCCTGCCGCGCTGGCCCGACCTCGTCGTGAGCGGGATCAACCACGGCTACAACCTCGGCACCGACACGTTCTACTCGGGCACCGTCGCCGCCGCGCGCGAGGGGGCGCTCCGCGGCGTCCCGGCGATCGCGTTCTCGCAAGGGCAGGGCGGCTCGATGGAGACGTCGGCGAAGGTGGCGGCCGAGCTGGCGCGCCGCTTCCTCGCGGCGCCGCGCGAGCCCCACGGGCCCACGCCGCTGCTCAACGTGAACTTCCCCGCCGGGCGCAACGAGCACGCGGGGGTGCGCGCGACGTGCCTCGGCCGTCGCCTCTACGACGACGTCGTCGTGATGCGCCACGATCCGCGCGGCCACGAGTACTTCTGGATCGGCGGGCCGAACGCGCGTCACGAGGAGGTCGCGGGCTCGGACACCGAGGCCGTCGACGCGGGGTTCGTCTCGGTGACGCCGCTGCGCCTCGACGCGACGCTCCCCGATCACCTCGGCCTCGCCGCGTTCCTCGCGGGCGACGGCGAGCTCCCGCCCACGGAGGAACGCTGA